From the Candidatus Liberibacter asiaticus genome, the window TCGCTGGTTTAATACAACACAAATCGGATCTCATATTGGAGCGGTACGGTATACGGCTAAAGAAACCGCCCAAAAAGAGATAGAAGCGCAATTATCTGATTGTTGTTTATCATTAGATATCGCTGATTATCAAAATATTGATAAACCTATTCTCATCACTAAAAAAGTCCCATTACCCCAACCGGTGATGAAGCAATATCACAAGTTTCAACGAGAGTTGTATTGCGATCTTCAAGGAGAGAATATTGAAGCGTTTAATTCCGCTTCTAAAACTGTCAAGTGTCTCCAATTAGCCAATGGTGCGGTGTACTACGACGAAGAAAAACATTGGAAAGAAGTCCATGATGAAAAGATCAAAGCGTTAGAAGTCATCATTGAAAAAGCCAATGCCGCCCCTATTATCGTTGCTTATCATTTTAATAGTGATCTTGCTCGATTGCAAAAAGCATTTCCCCAAGGCCGAACGTTGGATAAAGACCCTTGCACTATTCAAGAGTGGAATGAGGGGAAAATTCCTTTGTTGTTCGCACATCCAGCGTCTTGTGGCCATGGCTTAAATCTCCAATATGGCGGGAACATTTTAGTCTTTTTCTCCTTGTGGTGGGATTTAGAAGAACACCAACAGATGATTGAACGCATTGGGGTCACGCGTCAACGACAAGCGGGATTCAAAAGAGCGGTTTTTGTCTATTATTTAATTGCCCAGAACACCATAGATGAGTTGGTTTTGCAACGATTGCGAACTAAATCCACTATCCAAGACTTGTTGTTAAACGCTTTAAAAAAGGAGACTATCCATGTATAATTTTGACAGAGTTTTTAGATCTAGTAAATTTGAAAACGAGCATAATATTACTCCTGCCCAATGGAAAAAGCTTTTAACGCTTGAAGCAAAGTTTCTTCCAAATAAGCGCGCCCTAGAATCATGGCTCGACAAAGCAAAAAAGGTCACATCGCTGTCGAAGGGAGAAGCGATGATTGAAGTTGAGTATCTGGTTAAAATCGCTCTCCATCATCAGAAGTGGTATTATCGGTTGGACGACCCTCTATTTACTGATGGGTTATATGATCGCGTATCAGAGCGACTCGACGCATTACAAGAGCAATTCCCTGAGCTTTTTGATGAGGATCATCCATGGAACACCGTGGGGTATTAACATGGCTCATATCTTTGTTTTGATTGGGGCATCAGGAGTTGGGAAAACCACCATCGCTAAACAGGTGGTTCTGAACTCTGAATATCTGGTGATGCCTGTCGGGGTCACGACCCGACGACCCCGCGTCGATGAAAAGCAATACATCGATTATCGCTTTATCTCTCAATCCCAGTTTAAAGGATGGAAACATACCGGACTTTTTATAGAAACAACGAAGGTACGAGATGAATACTACGGATATCTCAAAGAAGATATTAATAATCCGATGGAACATGGATATGACATTCTCCTCATTCTCACTCATCAAGGACTAGCACCTCTCAAGAAACTCTATGAGGATCAAGTAACTTCAATCTTCATTGCCCCTCCTTCGGAAGCGGAATTAATTCAACGGCGTATAAAGAGACGGGAAGATATCCCTTTCAACCTAGATCCTGATCTTTTTGGAAAGAACCATTCTTATTCCTTCACAATAGTCAATAATCATCTACCAACCGCTTGTCGGCAAGTTGGTCTCATAAGAGAATTCGTGAAGCGGGGAAAAAAGGCTAACTATGACTGAGAAAGCAAACAAGCGTTATTCGCTTATAAGACGCGTTGATATCCGAGATATCGCGGTGATAGCTTCTGAAACAAACACTCGGATTGAGATTGAGCTTGAGGGGGCTATTTATAGGTTTGAGCCTATGATCCGAGGGGACAATCCATGTCTCATAGTTGACAATGACAACCCTTTAGATTTATGACCCCGAGCTTGCGACTTCCTCCTTTTGTCACAAAAGAACGTACCCGTCATGGCAAAATAATCTATTATTTTAGGAAGGGGCATGGACGTCGTATCCGTCTCCCCTATCCTCATGAATCTACTTTCATTCCTGCGTATATGTCCGCTTTGACGGGGAGTACCCCAAAGCGAGAATATATTAATTCTCCTCGGAAGAAACCGACTACTCTTAAGTGGCTGATTTCCGAATATAGGAAAAGTGCTCATTGGGGGAGTTTAGCAGTTAATTCCAGAATATCTTTTGAAAGTTATTTTGATCAGATCATACGAAAATCAGGAGATTTTGATTATCGCAAAATCACAACTAAACATATTCGTTCGGGGGTTGAATCGAGAAAGCATACTCCTTCTTCAGCTATACAGTTTTTAACGTCGATGCGTGTTTTGTTTAAATGGGCGGTTCGACAAGAATATGTAGCAATCAACCCATGCCTGAGTGTTGAAAGACCTAAACGAAAAACAGAGGGGATTAGACCTTGGACAAAGGAAGACATGCAACAGTTCAAAAGTTTTTGGAGCGAAGGCTCACAGCCACGGTTAGCATTTGAGTTTTTGTTGTATTCGGGTTTAAGATGTTCCGATTCTTGTAGAGCTGGAGTTCAACATCTCCAAAACAATATCTTTTCCATTAAAACGCAGAAAACAGGGACAATCATCACAGTGGAATTGCCGGATGGTTTTATGAAACTTCTTGCGATGACTCCTATAGGGAAAGAAACTTTTTTCATTAATAACGATAAACAAAAGATGAATGCTACTCAATTTAGTATTTGGTTTAAAGCAAAAGCTACAAAAGCCGGAGTTAATAAATCCGCTCATGGGGTACGGAAGTTTTCTGCGACCATATCAGCTGATGCGGGGGCAACAGCTCATGAGCTGATGGCTACTTATGGGTGGAAGACTGTTGACCAAGCGGAAACATATACGAAAGGAGCGGATAGAATCCGTTTAGGGATCAAGAACTCACGTCGAATTTCATCGGTTGTGGATTCGGATGATCCCTAACCTCAAATTGCAGGTGCGGGAGAATTTAAAAAAATAGTGTAAAATCAATATGTTAATTATAGATTTGAGGGCTAAGAAACTATTTCCTTAATATTTGCAACGTGATTTTATTTTATTATCAATGAGATCACCCGAAAAAAAATAATAGGTAAAAATTATTTTATTTTCTTAAATTCCTCGCGAAAACTTACCGCCTCTAGCTATCGACCACAGTAATTGTAAACTGACTAAACCAATTAGTTATAACATTACGTGCAAGACTTTTGGCTATAGGCATGACATTCTCGTCAGAATTAATTTCATAATATTTAGATGGATCACTTGCACATTGTCTTAAAGTATATCGCGTATCTTGATCCGGAGAAAATCCTACAGAAAATATGGTAATTGCACCTCTTCCAGTTCTATGATGCTTATGCATGTAATAGCAGTCTTGCAAAATTCTATCTATTGTTTCTTTCCCTACTGAACTTCGAGATAGCTGATTTCCTATCGCAAACATCAACATATATTTACTATGACTTGCTCCATGAGGAAAGCAATGATTGGTATTAGTCAATACCTGCCCATCTCCAAATTGATTGGAAGTCATGTCAAATACGTTCTTGATAAATGAATAAGGAAAATGATCCCATGTAATACGGTAAAAATCACGATGACTGTAGAATATAAGCATGTTATTGTCTTGATGATACTGAAAATTTTCAAATGCCCAATAAAAAATACTCTTATAATGGTAAGGAGCCATACAGAAATTTTTATAAGGAATTTGTGAGAGAAAATTTTTCACAAGCGTATTTCTATTAAGATACTGCTGATAATAATGAGAATACTCCAAATACTTTGGACGATGTACTTGTGAGTCTGCAACCTTTCCTCTTGAAGCTAGCCAATAGCCATCCCATGCAAAAGGCATAATCATTAAACCAATATTTTGTTTATACATAACTTTTTTTCGACGAGAAATATCAACTTTACCCTTCGATTGCGAAAACATCTGCAAAAGAGATCCTCGCAATTGAACCGTTGTCGAAAGGGCGATGTCGACAGTAAATTGTAAAGGCAAAGAATTAACATTTTTCGTTAAAATAACAGCATCTTTAACGATTGATTCTATACTCCCAATATTTGAAAGATCTCTGGAATTATAAGTA encodes:
- a CDS encoding DEAD/DEAH box helicase, whose product is MERWSAFSDMTVSSLIGSERQRIKALNTPAHLYIINFENIPWLVKMKLDHWDFATIVVDESTKLKSFRTHQGTKQTRALGKVAFSKVERFIELTGTPSPNGLIDLWGQIWFLDKGKRLGRVFQSFVARWFNTTQIGSHIGAVRYTAKETAQKEIEAQLSDCCLSLDIADYQNIDKPILITKKVPLPQPVMKQYHKFQRELYCDLQGENIEAFNSASKTVKCLQLANGAVYYDEEKHWKEVHDEKIKALEVIIEKANAAPIIVAYHFNSDLARLQKAFPQGRTLDKDPCTIQEWNEGKIPLLFAHPASCGHGLNLQYGGNILVFFSLWWDLEEHQQMIERIGVTRQRQAGFKRAVFVYYLIAQNTIDELVLQRLRTKSTIQDLLLNALKKETIHV
- a CDS encoding DNA ligase LigA-related protein; translation: MYNFDRVFRSSKFENEHNITPAQWKKLLTLEAKFLPNKRALESWLDKAKKVTSLSKGEAMIEVEYLVKIALHHQKWYYRLDDPLFTDGLYDRVSERLDALQEQFPELFDEDHPWNTVGY
- a CDS encoding guanylate kinase, with product MAHIFVLIGASGVGKTTIAKQVVLNSEYLVMPVGVTTRRPRVDEKQYIDYRFISQSQFKGWKHTGLFIETTKVRDEYYGYLKEDINNPMEHGYDILLILTHQGLAPLKKLYEDQVTSIFIAPPSEAELIQRRIKRREDIPFNLDPDLFGKNHSYSFTIVNNHLPTACRQVGLIREFVKRGKKANYD
- a CDS encoding tyrosine-type recombinase/integrase translates to MTPSLRLPPFVTKERTRHGKIIYYFRKGHGRRIRLPYPHESTFIPAYMSALTGSTPKREYINSPRKKPTTLKWLISEYRKSAHWGSLAVNSRISFESYFDQIIRKSGDFDYRKITTKHIRSGVESRKHTPSSAIQFLTSMRVLFKWAVRQEYVAINPCLSVERPKRKTEGIRPWTKEDMQQFKSFWSEGSQPRLAFEFLLYSGLRCSDSCRAGVQHLQNNIFSIKTQKTGTIITVELPDGFMKLLAMTPIGKETFFINNDKQKMNATQFSIWFKAKATKAGVNKSAHGVRKFSATISADAGATAHELMATYGWKTVDQAETYTKGADRIRLGIKNSRRISSVVDSDDP